The nucleotide sequence ATGGCCTGGTGACGCAGATCGAGCAGGAATGCGCGACGGCAAACGCCCTGACCTGCGCGGCGCAGTTCGCCAGCTGTGCGCAAGGAGTCCTCGCCAAGCAAGCATTGCCGCAGAACACTCTGCAGTGCTTGGTCGATGGCTTGATCAAGGGCGACACGGGCGTGAAGACCTGCACCAACGACGCGGGTGCCAGCGGCGGCGCGGGCGGCGTTGGAACGGGTGGTGGGGCTGGATTCGTCGGTAGCGGTGGGTTTGGTGCCACCGCGGGCGCTCCCGGTGGCGGAGGCTTTGCTGGTGCCGGTGCGGGCGGAAGCGGAAGCGGTGGCATCGCTGGCGCGGGTGCGGGTGGCAGCGGCGGCCAGAGCGGCGGCGGTAGTGGGGGCACGGGTGGAGTTGCCGCGTGCAGCATCACGAGCGCCTTCACCTGCGGCAACAGCAGCACCTTCTGCGACAACGGTGCCTGCAACACCTGCCCCAGCGGGACCTTGAACTGCAACGGCGTTGCCGGTTGTGAATGCTCGGGCACGTGCAATGGGACGAGCTGCAACACCTGCACGGATACTGGTCCCGAACCCAACGAAACCTTCGCTCAGGCCAAGCCAGCATGTGGGTCGGGTGTGTGCAACACCAGCGACTGCAACGCCCTCGCCGGCGGCAGCGTCACCGGCTTGGTCAAGTCCGGCGACGTGGACTACTACACCTATGCGGGCATCGACGACATTTGCACGGCTGCTCCCACCTTGAGCACGACGACTTCCGGCATCAAGACGTGCGTGTTCGCGCGCTGCAAGGACAACTCCGATGCTTACGTGGGTTGCACCCAAGGACTCTCGGAAGTGGACGGTTCGCTCACGGGTTGCTGCCGCTCCACGCCCGGAACCGTCGAGATGAACATGGATTGCCCTGGCGTCAATGACTCCGCATCGGTGTTCATTCGCGTCACCGGCACGAACCCTGCCGCCTGCACTTCCTACGACGTGACCTACGACTTCTGAGGCGTGGAACGGCGTGGCGTGCCAGTCGTCGCGGGCGTGGCGGAGTGGCGCCGCAGTCGTCGCGGGCACCGGGTTCATGATACCCTGCGTGCCTTGCGGCGACTGCGCACATGAACGACCAGCTCTCAGAAGCGTTTGCAGATCGCTACGAGGTGAGGGAAGAAGTGGGCAACGGTGCCATGGGCGTCGTGCACCACGCCCTGGACCGCCATAGCGGCGAGAGCGTCGCGCTGAAAATGCTCAAACCCACGGCCGCCGCGGATGAAAGGGTGGTGCGACGCTTCCAGCGTGAAGCGGAGGCGGCACGTCGCGTGAATCACCCCAACGTCGTGCGCTACATCGACAGCGGCATTTGGCGCAAGACGCACTACGCCGCCATGGAGCTCGTTGAAGGACCGACCCTCTCCGAGTACGTGAACGACAACGGACGTATCGAGCCCACGACCGCGCTGCTGTTGATGGCACAGCTGGCGCGCGGGCTCGCGGCGATTCACGAAGCCGGCGTCGTGCATCGTGACGTCAAGCCGTCGAATCTACTGCTGGTGGGACCTGGGGATCCGCCGCCCTTCATCAAGATCGCCGACTTCGGCCTGGCCAAGCTCGACCATCATCCCATCACGGGTTCCCTGATGGCGATCGGCACCGCGGACTACATGTCGCCGGAGCAAGCGCTGTCCGAGAGTCAGGATCATCGCGCCGACGTCTATGCGCTGGGCGTGGTCACCTTCTTCGTGCTGACCGCGCAGTTGCCCTACTACGGACAGACGGCAGCTCAATCCATGGCGCATCAACTCTTCAGCGTGCCGCCGCCCGTGTCGTGGCTAGTGGACGAGTTGGAGCCGGTCATCGACACCGTGGTCGCCACCGCTTTGCGCAAAGATCCCGCCCACCGCTACCAGAGCATGGTCGACATGTGTCACGCCTTGGAGGTGGCAGCGGGCAAGCACGGTGAGCTACCCGAGGCTCCGAACTTCGAAGGCGCCGACGAGTATCGGCCCCAAAGCGCCAACGGCAAGATGGCCCTCGCGGCTTTGCGCGCGCAGTTCGGCTGAGGCCTCTTGCGCACACTTCACTCGAAGCAGACGCCCGCAGGCTCGACCGGTGGGCACGTATCTGTCGTGTCGCTGGTGAGGAACAGCAAGTCGCTGTCCGGCGTGCCCTTCTCTTCGTCGATGCAGCCGCTGACCGCGTACGCTTTGAGGTGTCGGCAATCTTGGGATGGCACACGCCGAATCTCCAAGCTAGCGCGTGGGCACGCCACGTTTCGGTCCCCGTGCGATCGCAGGCCGTATTCACGCAGCCAGCCCGCCAGGCACTGCGCTCCCGGATCATGCACGTCGCCGTGCGCCAGCGGGCTGCAGCCGCAGATGACGTAGCTGACCGCACCCAGCGCTAACGCAGCCAGCACTTGCCCGCCGCGTACTGAAAACGACACCGGCATCTCGCGCGTAGAAAGCTACCCGTCGCGGCGTTGGCAGCCAAGCCACTCGCACGCTGTGGAAAGCTACCCGCCGCGGCGATGGTAGCCAAGCCACCCACACGCTGTGGAAAGCTACCCGTCGCGGCGTTGGCAGCCAAGCCACACGCACGCTGTGGAAAGCTACCCGTCGCGGCGATGGCAGCCAAGCCACACGCACGCTACGGTGTCGATGTCTTCATGCGCATTCCCATCGCTTTGGCCCTGTGCGCCGTTTGCTGCGCGCCCGCTCAGCAGGCTCCTGTGCAGTCCGCGTCAGAGCCGACCTCCGAACAGACCGTCGACCTGGCGCGTAAACAGAATGCCCAGCCCCTGCATCGGGCCGAGCCTCTCGACGCGCCGAGCGTCGAGTCCGCCGAGAGCACCGAGCCGCCTTTGGTCTCCGAAGTGTCGGATGCGCAGATCGGTGTAGCTGCGGAGACACCCGCGCCGGGACTGTCGGGATCCGCGCCACGAGTCCACCACGAACCCGCCGACGAGGACGTGCGCATTGCCGTCGCCGACGCCGACGCGCTGAAGCTGCGGGCAGCCGAAGCGCGACTGCGCAAGGCTCTGAGGCGCATCGACGCCAAGGCGAACATCGAGGATCGCATGTTGGCGCACGCGATCTTGGGCCGTGCCTACGTCGCTCGACGCGCTTTCAAGCAAGCGCGTGCCGAGTACGACCGTGTGCTCGCCGACTGGACGGACCCCGACGCTCGAGTCAAGGAGATGCTCGGTGGTGAGCCTTCGAACGCCGCTCGCGTCGGGCGCGTGCAGCAGGCCCTCGACGCAGCTGGCGAGGCGCTGTTCCAACGCGCGGAAGAGAAGCGACGCGCCGCTGTGGCGCTCAGGGCTCCCTTCTTTCCGGGGCCCGACACCGACGACGCCGTTCAGCGCTTCATCACTACCAAGGCCAAGGTGTGGATCGACAAGCGTCGCAAGCTGATCGAGGACGCGCAGAAGGAGTACCACAAGGTCGTGGAGTTGCGTCCGACGCCTCCGCCGTCTTGGGTGGTGGCGAGCGCAGCGCAGACGGCGGAGATGCTCTACGCATTCTTGGCGGAGCTGAAGAAGACGCCCATCCCGCCGCGCATCCGCAAGGACCCGAAGCTACGCCAGGTCTACGAGGACTCCATGAACGACGCCTTCGGGCCCACCAAGAGCGCCGCCGACACCGTGAACGCGATGTGCATCCAGTTCGCCCGTCGCTTCCAGCTCGACACCCCGCACAGCCGCGACTGCGAAGCGCGCGCGAAACCCTGAGGCAAACCGGTCGCACCCGCGCGCGAGAAGACGCGGCGAGTCCGCCAAACCCTGAGGCCGCGGGTCGCGCGAAGATGCGGGGCGTCCGCGAAGCCCTGAAGCCGCGGGTCGCGCGAAGATGCGGGGCGACCGCGCCGGAGCGGTGAAAAGTTGATCGCGGAGGCGCCGGAGCGCTGGAGCGCTGGAGCGGTGAGAAGTGGATCGCGATGCGTCCGCGCTGAAGCGGGGGGGCGAATGCGCAACTGGGCGCCGCGGCGTCCGACACAGAGCCCCCCCACCCGCGGGAGGTTTCGTGCTGGTGCGGGGATCCGCGCCGGAGCGGTGAAAAGTTGATCGCGGAGCGTCCGCGCCGGAGCGGGCGACCGCGCCGGAGCGGTGAAAAGTTGATCGCGGAGGCGCCGGAGCGCTGGAGCGCTGGAGCGGGGAGGCGAATGCGCAACTGGGCGCCGCGGCGTCCGACACAGAGCCCCCCCACCCGCGGGAGGTTTCGTGCGGCGCTGCATGCGCCAGCGCGCCTTCGCTGGCGAAGTCTGTCCTAGACAAGCGTGACTCGTTGGCCTGTACACGCTGTTGTTCGCGTGCCACGACAGGTAGTCGCGCGAAGTATCACGCGCGAAGCAGGTACTTGGCATGCCAAGTATCGCTCGCGGCTGCGGCCCCCCACAACCCGCGCCCACAGCCACGCCGCGCCCCACAGCCACGCCGCGCCCCACAGCCACGCCGCGCCCCACAACCCGCGCCCACAGCCACGCCGCGCCCCACAGCCACGCCGCGCCCCACAACCCGCGCCCCACAGCCACGCCGCGTCCCGCAATCGCGCCTTCCGATCCCGCCGCCTTCACGCCGCGCGTCACGCCGCCGCTCTCACGCCGGCTCAATCCCGCCGCCTTCACGCCGCGCGTCACGCCGCCGCTCTCACGCCGGCTCAATCCCGCCGCCTTCACGCCGCCGCTCGCACGCCGGCTCAATCACGCCGCCCTAGGCCACGCCGGCCCGAGTATCGCCTCCGCCGCTCAATCAAGGCGCCCGATACGCATGCCCTTTACGTTCTGCTGGCCTGAACCATACTCCCGACGTCATGGTGCGCTCCCTCGAGGTTCAGATCTGGTCCGACATCGC is from Polyangiaceae bacterium and encodes:
- a CDS encoding serine/threonine-protein kinase; protein product: MNDQLSEAFADRYEVREEVGNGAMGVVHHALDRHSGESVALKMLKPTAAADERVVRRFQREAEAARRVNHPNVVRYIDSGIWRKTHYAAMELVEGPTLSEYVNDNGRIEPTTALLLMAQLARGLAAIHEAGVVHRDVKPSNLLLVGPGDPPPFIKIADFGLAKLDHHPITGSLMAIGTADYMSPEQALSESQDHRADVYALGVVTFFVLTAQLPYYGQTAAQSMAHQLFSVPPPVSWLVDELEPVIDTVVATALRKDPAHRYQSMVDMCHALEVAAGKHGELPEAPNFEGADEYRPQSANGKMALAALRAQFG